DNA from Triplophysa rosa linkage group LG12, Trosa_1v2, whole genome shotgun sequence:
CGTCACTGTGCAGCAATATGGAATGTGTGTCTTTCAGCTGTTAATCAGAGCTTGTTTGATGTGTGTAATCCGCTAATATTGTTGAGTGTGTAAACTCTGGCGGGCTTTCATTCAGCGGACATTATCGTGTCTCACAGCTTTGACTCCAGCACTGCAATTACACCCTCAACTGCTTCCATTAATTCAACACGCAGGAATTTCAGTCACATGACCACCACCCTGATCTCAGTCCAGCTAATATCTGCTGCTCAATATCAGCATGAGCACGTCTGGAAAACAGAAAGTCTGCACATTTCGAGGCCATTTTTACTGAGTTATTTTATATGCAAACAATAAGGAATGGGCTTTCAAAGCTGTTCAAAAGCTGTGTTGCAGCTGATATGCAGTCAAGTAAATCACTGTaatgtgtaaatgaatgaaCATGATCTTGCTAACATGACTTTACAGAGGTCAATCCACAGAGTAGAGCTGTCTGCAAACATGGTGCACGGTAACGGTTGCTAAGGTAAGAAAGTGATCACTGATGGTTGAGCACAGTGAATAATGTGTGATAAATCCACCAGCAGAGTTTCACACTTTCATTTCCTTTCTGCTTGCTTTCATAGAAAAGTGATTTGCATAATTTCAGGACATTCTTTTTGGGGGATATTCATGGCTTTACTGATCATTCATTTCTCTTGGATGTATAATCAATCACAGAGTTATTCTACGTCAGGTCAGGTTTGTGCAACCTTAGGTCCATCCTGAGAGAAGAGCCCCGGAGCGCCGACAACGGCCCAGTAAATATTCCATTTGAAAGGATTCCCTGATAAGAGCAGCCGAAAAACTGAGGCAACGGCCATTCTTCTAGATAAGACCAAACcatctgcagagagagagatagtgaacttctacaacaaaacactcaaccacagacagagacagagggagagagaattTTACATTGCACACATTATTGCACTCAGCCCAGCTGAAAATGCTTTAGCAATACAAATGTGCAGTTTTTGTCAtaccaataaaacacatttaaaatggaaagagagagagagagagagagagagagagagagaggcagacagacagaaggaGAAAGAGAGTTCTGGTTGAGAGTTCTTATAGTACATGTTCtgaaaattcaaaataaatgtttgtttacctTAGAAATGAAGAAATACACAAATGTCTTCTTCTCTTTATTTTCACTTTGGATACATTTTTAAGGAACAgtcaaataaaacttctgttgtGATTTACTCACTTCTCTCTAAATCTAAGTAgcctattatttaaaaatgctgcTGTTGGGCAAACAGTCATTAAACTATAAATTATTTTcccacatgcaaaactgggtcAATTCCCAGCGTCGACGTCCAGGACATAAATCGCCAGGACAGGTCACAGATCAGTTCTGTGTGCTGGGGTCTTTATCTGTGTGTCCGTCTGCATATGCACAGTCAGCACAGAATATCAAACGCCTGCCTGAGGTCACTGCAATATTTACATGAGCTGCTGACTCAGATAAGACCCCCGGCTCTCTGATAACACCCCTCCGCATCACTCAGTGCCTGCAGCTCTCTCCGGCTTCACCGCCCTGTGATGATTCATTTAGTCAACTGGAAAAAGAAGGATAATGATGTGTCCATCACACCCCACAGAACTTCAGGAGAGACTGATGCTGCCCAGAAAAACAAACGATATATCACCCAGAACATTACCACAAAACGTATCAAATCTATAACAGTAATAAATTAACTTAACGTTGCTTTGAAACGGCTTTGCTTTTGAATGAATAAGAAATGGACATTATTGCTCAAGAAAAACATCTCTTTTGTGCTCTACAGAAACCAACAGAACCGATAGTAATGAGAGAATTTTAATATTTGGAGGAACAAAAAGACTGGGCGTGTGCTTGTTGTCATTCAGAAGGTCCATTTGGAGAGCAGATCTGCACAAATAGATAGCGCGGACTGTTTGTGCGCACATATTAAAAACACGCCCGAGACATTTTGATAAATTGAAAGCGTTAAGTGGTTTTCAGCCCTCGAGAGATTTTCATTACGATCAAGAGAAACGTCCTGAGgttagacagagagagacagagacagagagagagagagagagagagagagagagagagagagagagagagagagctctctTCATAGACATCATAACACTGAATGATAAATGTTACTGGAAAAATCTTCTCTGATAGAAACACAATCTGTCAGGATGTTTGTAGAAAACAATAGATCGGGAGTTTGATGAAGTGACTGTCAAAAGAtccaagtgtgtgtgtatgaagattacacgcacacacacacgcgcgcacacacacacacacacacacacacacacacacacacacacacactaataaaCACGTCCATAATTTTGCACCATAAATGAAtgccattataattttttaagtcAATATTAAACAGAATTCACAAGCCAATGACTTCTAAAGAGACAAAAGTATTCATCTGAAGAAAAACTGCACTGCACTGTGGAAAAGCTAAAATAAGCTTTTGATGTGCACAGGGACGGGTTATGACTTCAAAGGGCCCCGGGGCCAGTTACCTCCAAGGGCACCCCTCCCAAAAACTTTTTGTTCTTTCCCTTAGCTGCGCATTCACGGTTATAGAAAGTTAAGATGATCATGAATGTTAAAACCCTTCTCGCTCCGCATCAAATGCCTGCGCTACGCTAAAAATAATCTGTACAGGGTTTAGAAGTCTAATATTAGATACACAGCGAAAAATCAAGAATGGACCAAATTAAGGCGTATGAAACACACGTCTTTAATTAACTGTCAAATATACACGTATttaatgcatcacataaataaaaaatgatttctcaCCATAAAATGCCCCCGTGACACATGTCTGTAAACATCAAATCATCAAGCAAAGATTCAGAAAATgccatttaaatgtgctgtaatttagttaataagttaaagtaacataaaaacacacgttgccatgatttgttgatcatttcatttttttacagggtATCCACAGAGGCCTTGTATAGGCTACGGGACCCATATATTAAATTtagataaacatttgttttcattgttgttgtGTATCCAAACTGGATGGCGCAACCTTGAAGCTCAGGGCACTCTCGCCCCCTCGGGCTCACTGGCCCCATTGGCCTGGTCAGTAATCCATCCCTGGATGTGCAACACATTTAAATGAGCTCCAGAGATCATGAAAATGCCTGACAAACATTGTTTTAACCGTTTGAAATGGAAATTGTTTTTTGCAAGctgtaaaaacatttagcaGCCATTAATAAAAGTGCATGTTTCCAGAAGCAGATATATTTATGATAAACCTCAGGCAGTTGGCATttaatcaaaacacattttctgggtGACATTCTATGATAAAGTAACAGGAGTGACACACAGATTGTGGTTCAGTTTATCAGTGTGAGTGAAATGAAATTCGCCGTATCACATCATCATTCATCACACGACCTGTTGTCCTTAAACCCACCACAGTAAACAGTAAAAGTGTGATTTCTGCCTTACAATGACAGAGAGAGAATGATTTATTCACACAAAGttgcaaaagaaaagaaatatacACATCAATGTTTTTTACAGCATGAATAAAGGAATCTTACAACCAACAACGCTGAGTAATTATATTTCACAAAATGAAGCCCTTTTCTACAGTAGGCCTGTACTTACGATTATTTTTAGTGACAAatataatcattattatttaatttaacacaTTACACTAATGAACAATTGGGAGAAAAGATGCGTTATTGTTATGTAAAGAAAGTCACAGTGCAACAAACCTGAAGTGTTATTCTCACAGATCAACTCTAATGTGACAGGACAGAAAATAACACCGATCTGTGGCCTtgactttaattataaatattacacggctcgttggaatgcttgattctgattggccagtcgcgacatttgcaggttcgttattcccagttATACCATGgtgtgtttgaatactggattctgattggctggaaggtgtgcattaaaagtctttaacgcacgggtagctccagtcagtttgattacatttaaaattaactgacaaaataatccTCATTTTGAggtaaaatgacactgtaaacatcaataaaagctttaacttggcaaataatCATGGTATAaacgggataatccacggctagccgtgcattaaaggattttaatgcactccgcttcgcgtcgggtggttcttcgctagctgtggattatcccttacataacaacctctcaaacctAATAACACGCGGTTacctggatgcagcaaatcattttgacaggttttttgacaaattaaatataaatatgtcttttaataacatatatgacattatatttacaaatgattgaaccaaattgaatgttcgtgacatctgaacgtcgtttcttaccttaaaaccaaaagtaaacggcttttcctcacgggaggtctgcattcggtaaaaatgagcaaatacatatttctaattcacatttcatgtccagtttttctctcatgtggcaagtggccgtgtaataagtgggataatgtacaagcagaaAATacgccccttcagtgtgatacaagaccctccgcttcgcgatcacactgtcggggcttatttctgtgataacaaccggctgcctgtacattatcccttacgtaaCACATGTGTGAACTGATTTATATCAAGTTTTATTTGTTAGACATTTAACCATCTGCAGGATACTGAATCAAAGCTTGTAAAATCTAAACGAATCTTGATTTATGCCCCTCTGTTATGTTGAAAGTGGAAATGTGGGCCAGTTCTCTGATCGATTTTATTGGTTGTCATTACCCATAATCCTCAGAGGCAGCATCTTTTAGCCTGCGGCTCCATCAGAGAGTCAGAGGAGTCTGTCGATCTGTTCTCCGGCACGCGTGAAACCTCGCCTCCGTTCCTCTGCTCCCAGACATTCTCTGGAGGTTGATAACCCGGTTCCAGAGGGTCGAGCGGATCTTTGGAGAGCAGGATACTGATGGACGGAAGAGTTCGGTGGACGGTCATCTCAGAGTCGCCGTCTTCCTGACTCTCCCACACCTCCCGTAAGCTCTTGTATTGCAGTTTGGTCATCTGATGAAGACCGCAGATCTTCCTCTTCATGATCTCAGCGCACGTGATGGTTTTGGTGACGGCCCTGCCCGACCCGGTGAACACGACATGTCTCAGTCCCGCCCGACCGCCGTCGTCCTGCATGCGTGCCATAGCGAAACCCATGAGGTTCCGAATTTTGCTGCCCTCTTTCACCTTCATTTCCAGCACGCCTGCCGGCAGTCCGGGAAACGGGCACAAACTATCCTCTTCTATCCGACACACTTTCTTAAAACCCACGGCGTGTCCTCGTTTGAGCTCGCGGTTTGTTGGAGAGGTGGAGGAGCTCTGAGCGTGTGCAGTCTGACCCGGAACACACAGACGGGCGTCACCATCCACGCTCGGCTCCATGACCGGGTGTGTGAGCATTTGAAACGGTCTCCGGAGTGAACGCTAAACGTGCCCGCAGCCAATCACTCCTTCATTTGAAACCCTCAAATTACAGACCGTTCCACCGGTCTCAGTCCTGTCCTACGGGCGAATGGCTGCCCTGAAAGGACAAACCTGAAAATAGAGTCTGTGGAACCAGCGTTTCATAAGAACAGAGAAGAAAATAAAACCATTCTCTTTTCAAGTTGTGAAGGGGTTGAGTTACCCACGTGTGTTCTGAAGCGCAGCGTCTGCTGAGGATTATCTGCTCTCTCAACCGCCCGGTAAATCttcaactttttcttctgtAGGTCCAACTTTTAGAGAGAAAAGCAACACGTTCACATGTTAGGGATCCAGATGCGGTTGTCTCGTCGGTTCTCTGGCTGTGCAGATGTGTTCACTGGAgagcatcatcatcatctccatCACTGCGTCTCTACATGTCTCCTCTTCATCCACGTGCTGGCAGGGATCGTGAGGGCTGCGATCGCTCTTTATCTCTGCTGGCACCCCGCGCTGCCTCGTAAATGCAGGCGGGGATCTGagagggagagcgagagagagagagagagagagagagagagagagagagcagtctTCTTAAAGTCACAGTAGCATCAGATCCCAGATGAATAATCTTATTTAATAACCACCACAAGAATTGTTTATACCCTTTACTCTATAAaggttttttctttaaaacaaaaaaaggaagACATATACCTCACATCAGTAAAGCATCTGATCCAGAGAACATGTTGAGCAGGAGTTTCAGCGTGTTACAATAATTGATTTTGGCTAAGgaacaagtaaaaaacaaactattGATAAATATTTGATTAGTTTGAAACTTGAACCCTCAAAAGAATATTTCCTCGATTGCTGCCAGGTCTTCACTGCACACGATACTTTACAATTGATTAAATGATTTCTGTGACTTGTGTGTTAAACTGACAATGAAATcgtagaaaaataacaaatgtttttgaaacaaGTTCTAAAATGACTTTGTGAATAAACAGATGCTCCTTTAATAGCTTTAAAGCAACTTTGTGGCTGGATTTAGAGGACGTTCTGCTGTTGAACAATGAAAACAGAAGCGCTGGGACTCCGAGAGATGAACTTACAGCAGGTGAATGAACGTGTGAATTAAATGAGCTGAAATCTAACGGAAAACATCCTTCAGCGAGCCGCTGAAAGTCAACTGCACTGAGCTCAGCCTCTGTCCCTCTTCACACATCTGACCACAATCATTTACACAATGTGACGTTCGAGCGCTgcagaaagtgtttttacagccGTTTGTTGAGCTGAGGACGTACACAGAAACACATTTCCTCACATCTcccattttatttcttttatttctttttcatcATCAAATAAAGCATAAAATACTTAAACAGGTTGAACGGAATGCCAAAGCACAAATGAGGATTTCTGTGTTAATGCAGTGGGTTATGTTCAGCTCATCTGAAGTCTTCAgaaatattctctctctctctctctctgtgtgtgagcGGTTCAGCGAGCTGGGATATTGTAGGGTGAGTTATTGGGGTTTTCATGAGTCTGGTTAGCGCTGTGTGCTCTGTCACTTAACCGCACAATCAGCAGAGACAGCCGAGGGTCTTCGAGCCGATCCCACCGGAGGAGAATCCCACAGAATGAAAGCTCAGCCAATGAGAAATGACAGTTCATTCAAGCTGAACCAATGAACTGtcgtctgagagagagagagaaagagagtccTTTATATTCACAGATTCCTAAAGGGCAGAAAGTGGTATTTCATTCAAAAACAAAGTTTTTCTATTCCTGtgattaataaaaatgcaaaaaatgatgTTAGAGAATCATGTTTCATACATCACCAATTGTTTATTGTGAGAATGTTAATATCAGAGCGTAAAGAGAACGTCATTTTGAACGCATTACATGTTTGTAATTATAATTTTGGCCTAAATCATCTCAATATATGGATATGTGTCAcggttctcagggtgagacacagagacaaggacagaggacccaaatgcagacagcgggtaagaggttaacacaaactttaataataactaaaaatacaaaacaaggacccacgtgggggaacataacaaaacatagcaacacggacaggaactaactagactgaaaataataacatttgacatgaacactaaactaaactaactacacaacaagaactcaccacaaagacaaacacgacgcaacagaacaatgatccagcacgagacagaagacacaagggcattataaaggggacaaatcaagaggaagcaggtgcggggcatgaactaattaacaaacaataacgaggagacgaaagggcgggaacagagacgccacaccggagagtggaagaccatcagggacaaaacgtcactctccacataaaacaagaggttctatcatggttctgccactaggtcaagagaagcaagacaaggtggggcagaaccatgacagatatGCAAACACTTAAATATAATCCTGAATGAAtgttttactagtaaaaacaacttttaataCTGAActcgttttatttaaaaaatagaaGTAATATCttgctgtgttttatgttttgtctgcatgatttttctttcataaaatgtgCATCAGCCAATCAACACGTAGCCAAGATACGCTGGCTCCTCCCTGTTTTCACAAGAATCTGTGTGATGCTGGAGAACAGAAGTTTGCATGTTGTGCAGTCATGAACATGTTGAACATCATTCAGATGGTGTGTGAGCGATGAGacgacacacacgcacacacatttctcACAATCATTTCATGTTCCTGCCTCTCATCTCACTCAAACAATTTGCCTCTCATTTGGGtgtaaatttgtttttaaatatgataaACTCTTCACTGAGCACAACACTGCCCACAGCGGGAGACATCGCAACAAATGAACCCActcagatctgtgtgtgtgatcGTTTGCTTGTTTGGGTGAAATTACCCTCATCACTCATAAGGAGATACACAGCTGCCTGCGGCGAGCGAGAGACAGACCGAGAGAGAGTGAAAAAGAAATTGAAAATTGAGAGAGAGTGACACTatttgcgttaaaaatatcAAATGGGAATATATGAATAGCCTACATAATAAGCCAGAGCAGAGAATTGATAACACACGATTTCATCTGCAATAATAGACGTGTTTTCAAACCACAACATGATTTCAGCCTAATTCATCTTTTCACATTTCTTAATAGCTTTACCAATGAATCTGTCCATTACAAATGACCCAACAACACCTTTTCACACTGAcaacacatacaaaacacacagaTTTAGATGAGCTCACCTCATCTGAGAGATCACCTCTCTCTCCAAATCATGATAATAGAATCGAGCACAGGTGACCTTAAACTGCTTCTTTATCAAATCACCATCAGAAGCAAAACCGTCTCAGTCTGCATCACCAGGGCAAATAAattcagagagagagtgagagagagagagagagagagacagagagagagagagagagagagagagatggaNNNNNNNNNNNNNNNNNNNNNNNNNNNNNNNNNNNNNNNNNNNNNNNNNNNNNNNNNNNNNNNNNNNNNNNNNNNNNNNNNNNNNNNNNNNNNNNNNNNNNNNNNNNNNNNNNNNNNNNNNNNNNNNNNNNNNNNNNNNNNNNNNNNNNNNNNNNNNNNNNNNNNNNNNNNNNNNNNNNNNNNNNNNNNNNNNNNNNNNNNNNNNNNNNNNNNNNNNNNNNNNNNNNNNNNNNNNNNNNNNNNNNNNNNNNNNNNNNNNNNNNNNNNNNNNNNNNNNNNNNNNNNNNNNNNNNNNNNNNNNNNNNNNNNNNNNNNNNNNNNNNNNNNNNNNNNNNNNNNNNNNNNNNNNNNNNNNNNNNNNNNNNNNNNNNNNNNNNNNNNNNNNNNNNNNNNNNNNNNNNNNNNNNNNNNNNNNNNNNNNNNNNNNNNNNNNNNNNNNNNNNNNNNNNNNNNNNNNNNNNNNNNNNNNNNNNNNNNNNNNNNNNNNNNNNNNNNNNNNNNNNNNNNNNNNNNNNNNNNNNNNNNNNNNNNNNNNNNNNNNNNNNNNNNNNNNNNNNNNNNNNNNNNNNNNNNNNNNNNNNNNNNNNNNNNNNNNNNNNNNNNNNNNNNNNNNNNNNNNNNNNNNNNNNNNNNNNNNNNNNNNNNNNNNNNNNNNNNNNNNNNNNNNNNNNNNNNNNNNNNNNNNNNNNNNNNNNNNNNNNNNNNNNNNNNNNNNNNNNNNNNNNNNNNNNNNNNNNNNNNNNNNNNNNNNNNNNNNNNNNNNNNNNNNNNNNNNNNNNNNNNNNNNNNNNNNNNNNNNNNNNNNNNNNNNNNNNNNNNNNNNNNNNNNNNNNNNNNNNNNNNNNNNNNNNNNNNNNNNNNNNNNNNNNNNNNNNNNNNNNNNNNNNNNNNNNNNNNNNNNNNNNNNNNNNNNNNNNNNNNNNNNNNNNNNNNNNNNNNNNNNNNNNNNNNNNNNNNNNNNNNNNNNNNNNNNNNNNNNNNNNNNNNNNNNNNNNNNNNNNNNNNNNNNNNNNNNNNNNNNNNNNNNNNNNNNNNNNNNNNNNNNNNNNNNNNNNNNNNNNNNNNNNNNNNNNNNNNNNNNNNNNNNNNNNNNNNNNNNNNNNNNNNNNNNNNNNNNNNNNNNNNNNNNNNNNNNNNNNNNNNNNNNNNNNNNNNNNNNNNNNNNNNNNNNNNNNNNNNNNNNNNNNNNNNNNNNNNNNNNNNNNNNNNNNNNNNNNNNNNNNNNNNNNNNNNNNNNNNNNNNNNNNNNNNNNNNNNNNNNNNNNNNNNNNNNNNNNNNNNNNNNNNNNNNNNNNNNNNNNNNNNNNNNNNNNNNNNNNNNNNNNNNNNNNNNNNNNNNNNNNNNNNNNNNNNNNNNNNNNNNNNNNNNNNNNNNNNNNNNNNNNNNNNNNNNNNNNNNNNNNNNNNNNNNNNNNNNNNNNNNNNNNNNNNNNNNNNNNNNNNNNNNNNNNNNNNNNNNNNNNNNNNNNNNNNNNNNNNNNNNNNNNNNNNNNNNNNNNNNNNNNNNNNNNNNNNNNNNNNNNNNNNNNNNNNNNNNNNNNNNNNNNNNNNNNNNNNNNNNNNNNNNNNNNNNNNNNNNNNNNNNNNNNNNNNNNNNNNNNNNNNNNNNNNNNNNNNNNNNNNNNNNNNNNNNNNNNNNNNNNNNNNNNNNNNNNNNNNNNNNNNNNNNNNNNNNNNNNNNNNNNNNNNNNNNNNNNNNNNNNNNNNNNNNNNNNNNNNNNNNNNNNNNNNNNNNNNNNNNNNNNNNNNNNNNNNNNNNNNNNNNNNNNNNNNNNNNNNNNNNNNNNNNNNNNNNNNNNNNNNNNNNNNNNNNNNNNNNNNNNNNNNNNNNNNNNNNNNNNNNNNNNNNNNNNNNNNNNNNNNNNNNNNNNNNNNNNNNNNNNNNNNNNNNNNNNNNNNNNNNNNNNNNNNNNNNNNNNNNNNNNNNNNNNNNNNNNNNNNNNNNNNNNNNNNNNNNNNNNNNNNNNNNNNNNNNNNNNNNNNNNNNNNNNNNNNNNNNNNNNNNNNNNNNNNNNNNNNNNNNNNNNNNNNNNNNNNNNNNNNNNNNNNNNNNNNNNNNNNNNNNNNNNNNNNNNNNNNNNNNNNNNNNNNNNNNNNNNNNNNNNNNNNNNNNNNNNNNNNNNNNNNNNNNagagagagagagagagagagagagagagggagagagagagagagagagagagagagagagagagagagagagagagagagagagagagagagagagagagagacagagagagacagagagagagacagagaatttattatttttcacataAACATTATTTAGTATGTTTAACAATCAATACATGAATCTCTTTTCAAAAACAGATCAAAACACAAAGCAGGTTAAACTGTTGTCATGTTTACAAACACAAGATGACAGAGATCTGTTGCTGTGGTTATTATTATGTCCACATCATGTGACCACGTGTTTTAAATTTGAAAGtttcatttcaattatttcaCTTACAACATTTGAATATGTGCATGTGGATCATCTTTAAATCTCTTGATGTGACATGAAGAGGTGTAAAGAGATGCAGAAGCAGCAGCATTAGACAGTATTTACTGCATTAAGATG
Protein-coding regions in this window:
- the LOC130562384 gene encoding ribonuclease P protein subunit p25-like protein, translating into MLTHPVMEPSVDGDARLCVPGQTAHAQSSSTSPTNRELKRGHAVGFKKVCRIEEDSLCPFPGLPAGVLEMKVKEGSKIRNLMGFAMARMQDDGGRAGLRHVVFTGSGRAVTKTITCAEIMKRKICGLHQMTKLQYKSLREVWESQEDGDSEMTVHRTLPSISILLSKDPLDPLEPGYQPPENVWEQRNGGEVSRVPENRSTDSSDSLMEPQAKRCCL